The Paenibacillus sp. FSL R7-0204 genome includes a region encoding these proteins:
- a CDS encoding 6-phospho-beta-glucosidase — protein MNKNVNVSNRSFLANFLWGGATAANQLEGGFDAGGKGLSTADVMTAGTHTVSRRITPVLEAGANYPSHEAVDFYHRYEEDIALFAEMGFKVFRMSIAWSRIFPNGDDAMPSEEGLQFYDRVFAELAKHGIEPLVTISHYEAPYHLAEAYNGWADRRTIDFYVRYCEVIFNRYKHSVKYWLTFNEINILTMPFGTFMAGAMKPEGSAELTASAQTDNEQLRYQALHHQFIASARAVKLGHEIHKDFQIGCMIAYMCSYPLTCNPEDVLLAQQKDNLSNFLCSDVQVRGAYPGFALRYFREKQIELQMEEGDEQILKEGCVDFYTFSYYSSTCVSAAPDQESIGGNMSLGLKNPYLQASAWEWQIDPQGLRWSLNNIYNRYGLPMMVVENGLGAVDTVEADGSIKDDYRIEYLREHVRAMGEALADGVNLIGYTSWGCIDLVSAGTGEMKKRYGFIYVDKDNEGKGTLDRSRKDSFFWYQRVIASNGAELE, from the coding sequence ATGAACAAGAACGTGAATGTGAGCAACAGAAGTTTTCTGGCGAATTTCCTGTGGGGCGGCGCAACGGCTGCGAATCAGCTCGAAGGCGGGTTCGATGCAGGAGGCAAGGGGTTAAGCACGGCAGATGTCATGACCGCGGGAACGCATACGGTCTCCCGGAGAATTACACCTGTGCTCGAAGCCGGAGCTAATTATCCGAGCCATGAAGCGGTTGATTTCTATCACCGGTACGAGGAGGATATCGCGCTGTTCGCCGAAATGGGCTTCAAGGTGTTCCGCATGTCGATCGCCTGGTCGCGGATTTTCCCGAACGGGGATGATGCCATGCCAAGCGAAGAAGGGCTGCAGTTCTATGACCGGGTGTTTGCCGAGCTGGCTAAGCACGGGATCGAACCGCTGGTGACGATCTCCCATTATGAAGCGCCTTATCATCTGGCTGAAGCCTATAACGGATGGGCGGACCGCAGAACAATTGATTTCTACGTCCGTTACTGCGAGGTGATCTTTAACCGCTACAAGCACAGCGTGAAGTATTGGCTGACCTTCAATGAGATCAACATCCTTACGATGCCGTTCGGGACCTTCATGGCCGGGGCGATGAAACCGGAGGGAAGCGCCGAACTGACGGCATCCGCGCAAACCGACAATGAACAGCTAAGATACCAGGCGCTCCATCATCAGTTCATCGCCAGTGCCAGAGCGGTGAAGCTGGGACATGAGATTCATAAGGATTTTCAGATCGGCTGTATGATTGCCTACATGTGCTCTTACCCGCTGACCTGTAATCCCGAAGATGTGCTGCTGGCCCAGCAGAAGGATAATCTGAGTAATTTCCTCTGCTCTGATGTGCAGGTAAGAGGCGCTTATCCGGGCTTCGCGCTGCGATACTTCCGGGAGAAGCAAATTGAGCTGCAGATGGAGGAAGGTGACGAGCAGATTCTTAAAGAAGGCTGTGTGGACTTCTACACCTTCAGTTACTATTCATCCACCTGCGTAAGCGCAGCTCCGGATCAGGAGTCGATTGGCGGCAATATGTCGCTGGGTCTGAAGAACCCGTATCTGCAGGCAAGCGCGTGGGAATGGCAGATTGACCCGCAAGGCCTGCGGTGGTCCCTGAATAATATCTACAACCGTTACGGACTGCCGATGATGGTGGTGGAGAACGGCCTTGGCGCAGTAGATACCGTAGAAGCAGACGGTTCAATTAAGGACGATTACCGGATAGAATATCTGCGGGAACATGTCCGGGCGATGGGGGAGGCGCTGGCTGACGGCGTGAACTTAATCGGATACACCTCCTGGGGCTGCATCGATCTGGTCAGTGCAGGCACCGGAGAGATGAAGAAGCGCTACGGCTTCATTTATGTGGATAAGGATAACGAAGGCAAGGGGACGCTTGACCGGTCCCGCAAAGACAGCTTTTTCTGGTATCAACGGGTAATCGCCAGTAACGGAGCTGAGCTGGAGTAA
- a CDS encoding beta-glucoside-specific PTS transporter subunit IIABC — protein sequence MKYEALAKDIIKHVGGKENINGLSHCVTRLRFKLKNEAAANTDVLKNMDGIVTVIQSGGQYQVVIGNHVSEVYAQVMTAGGLQEGGSETASGEKMGLFNSFIDMISGVFSPTLGVLAATGMIKGFTALFLTVGLLTKESGTYQILNALGDCLFYFFPIFLGYTSAKKFGANIFIGMAIGATLVYPSFGSITAAGEPLYTLFSGTIFESPVYITFLGIPVILMSYTSSVIPIIISTYIGSKLEAFFRKVTPSVVRTFLVPFFTLLVTVPLALIAIGPVSTWAGQLLGQGTLFLYNLSPVIEGLLVGAFWQVFVIFGLHWGLVPIALNNMAVLKSDPILAASFGASFAQTGAVLAIMLRTKNAKLKSLSIPAIISGIFGVTEPAIYGITLPRKKPFILSCVAAAVGGGIVGLMGTKGYILGGLGIFGIPSYISPDGMDKGFYGAIAAIVISFILGFILVFFSGFKDEEAVDSKSGGTARSVLVKQETVGSPLKGQIRALSELTDEAFSTGAMGKGIAIEPLEGKVYSPVDGVLTTLFASGHAIGITSDNGVDILIHVGKDTVKLKGKHFTPRAKQGDTVTKGQLLMEFDVAAIREAGYTLTTPVIISNSGEYLDVIETDQKSVDYRENLLTVMI from the coding sequence ATGAAATATGAGGCATTAGCCAAGGATATTATCAAGCATGTCGGCGGCAAGGAGAATATCAACGGACTCAGCCATTGCGTGACCCGTCTGCGCTTCAAGCTGAAGAATGAGGCGGCGGCGAATACAGATGTGCTGAAGAATATGGACGGAATTGTAACGGTGATTCAGAGCGGCGGCCAGTATCAGGTCGTGATCGGCAATCATGTGTCTGAGGTCTATGCCCAGGTGATGACAGCGGGCGGATTGCAGGAAGGCGGATCAGAGACAGCCTCCGGCGAGAAAATGGGTCTGTTCAACAGCTTCATCGACATGATCTCCGGCGTATTCTCGCCGACCCTCGGCGTACTGGCTGCAACGGGGATGATCAAGGGCTTCACCGCCCTGTTCCTGACCGTGGGACTCCTTACCAAGGAGTCGGGGACCTACCAGATTCTGAATGCGCTCGGGGATTGCCTGTTCTACTTCTTCCCGATCTTCCTGGGGTATACCTCGGCCAAGAAATTCGGGGCCAATATCTTTATCGGGATGGCGATAGGCGCTACGCTGGTGTATCCGTCCTTCGGCAGCATCACGGCGGCGGGCGAACCGCTGTACACACTTTTTAGCGGAACGATCTTTGAATCGCCTGTGTACATTACCTTCCTGGGGATTCCGGTCATCCTGATGTCCTATACCTCCAGCGTTATTCCAATCATCATCTCGACTTATATTGGCTCCAAGCTGGAAGCCTTCTTCCGAAAAGTAACGCCGAGCGTGGTGCGCACCTTCCTCGTCCCGTTCTTCACCCTGCTGGTCACCGTTCCGCTGGCGCTGATTGCCATCGGACCGGTCTCCACCTGGGCCGGACAACTGCTGGGGCAGGGAACCTTGTTCCTCTACAATCTCAGTCCGGTTATTGAGGGGCTGCTGGTAGGCGCGTTCTGGCAGGTCTTCGTTATCTTCGGGCTGCACTGGGGCCTGGTGCCGATTGCCCTCAATAACATGGCTGTACTGAAATCCGATCCGATTCTGGCGGCTTCCTTCGGCGCTTCGTTTGCCCAGACCGGTGCTGTGCTGGCGATCATGCTGCGGACCAAGAACGCCAAGCTGAAGTCATTGTCGATTCCAGCCATTATCTCAGGGATCTTCGGAGTGACGGAGCCCGCCATTTACGGAATTACGTTGCCGCGCAAGAAGCCGTTCATCTTAAGCTGTGTCGCGGCGGCGGTCGGCGGCGGTATCGTCGGTCTGATGGGCACCAAAGGCTATATTCTCGGCGGTCTGGGGATCTTCGGTATCCCAAGCTACATCAGTCCGGACGGGATGGATAAAGGCTTCTACGGCGCGATTGCTGCGATTGTGATTAGCTTCATTCTCGGGTTCATTCTTGTCTTCTTCTCCGGGTTCAAGGATGAGGAAGCGGTAGACAGTAAGAGTGGCGGGACTGCCCGGAGCGTTCTGGTGAAGCAGGAGACGGTGGGAAGTCCGCTGAAGGGACAGATCAGAGCCTTGTCGGAGCTGACGGACGAAGCCTTCTCTACAGGCGCAATGGGCAAAGGTATAGCGATTGAACCGCTGGAAGGCAAGGTATACTCTCCCGTTGACGGGGTACTGACCACCTTGTTCGCCTCCGGCCATGCGATTGGCATCACCAGTGATAATGGGGTTGATATTCTGATTCATGTCGGCAAGGACACGGTCAAATTAAAGGGCAAACACTTCACTCCCCGGGCCAAGCAAGGCGATACCGTCACCAAAGGCCAGCTGCTCATGGAGTTCGACGTTGCCGCGATCAGAGAGGCGGGCTATACGCTGACCACGCCTGTGATTATCTCCAATTCCGGTGAGTATCTCGACGTTATTGAGACAGACCAGAAGAGCGTCGATTACCGGGAGAATCTGCTGACCGTCATGATCTAA
- a CDS encoding ABC transporter substrate-binding protein, with translation MNKKKAMTLMSSILMISLLSACGGGNGNAGGNAAEPKASAAATEAAGTNQPAADSVTVDTSQPVTLKMIFVGPKPVDYDQVFGEINKQLKEKINTTLEAEFLDWSDWAQKYPLKLAANEDFDLIYAANWAGYNDQALKGGFLELTNEMLEKYAPMTWKAMPEVAWGQAKVNGKLYMVPQNRGETVEKLILYREDLRKKYNLPEINSPEAYANYLKTISGKEKGVTPFVPETGDWKLHNLDRILLKQQNEWNLFDLDLPMGFKLDDPAGKVFNLYETPEFKELVYYYKDLAENNAWSKSALNSKLDHQQEFKAGKAASITHNLGTLGALMTDMREKNSPYELALADINPDKKKSVAVSTQNGVAIHSTSKQPERALMMIDLLQNDKELHDLIMNGITAVHYNPVGEDKFTNAEKNANYTGFSNWGFNSPLNRDNASFPDEANALTDKWENEVYHYPLETFVFDNSKVKTEVANVGNVMLQYGIPLEYGTVKDVDAGLAKLQQQVKAAGIDTIIAEVQRQIDEFLANSAQ, from the coding sequence GTGAATAAGAAAAAAGCAATGACACTGATGTCCAGTATCCTGATGATCTCTCTGCTTAGCGCGTGCGGAGGCGGCAACGGCAATGCCGGAGGGAACGCAGCGGAGCCGAAGGCCTCAGCCGCAGCAACGGAAGCTGCCGGAACCAATCAGCCCGCCGCAGATTCCGTCACTGTGGATACATCCCAGCCTGTTACCTTGAAGATGATCTTCGTAGGTCCGAAGCCGGTTGATTACGATCAGGTATTTGGAGAGATCAATAAGCAGCTCAAGGAGAAAATAAACACTACACTGGAAGCCGAATTCCTGGACTGGTCCGACTGGGCGCAGAAATATCCGCTTAAGCTGGCGGCTAACGAGGACTTCGATCTGATCTATGCCGCCAACTGGGCAGGCTATAACGACCAGGCACTCAAGGGCGGGTTCCTGGAGCTGACGAACGAGATGCTGGAGAAATATGCTCCGATGACCTGGAAGGCGATGCCTGAGGTAGCCTGGGGTCAGGCGAAGGTGAACGGCAAGCTGTATATGGTGCCTCAGAACCGTGGCGAAACCGTGGAGAAGCTGATTCTGTACCGCGAAGACCTACGCAAAAAATATAATCTGCCGGAGATCAACAGCCCTGAGGCGTACGCCAACTATCTCAAGACTATATCCGGTAAAGAGAAGGGGGTTACCCCGTTCGTACCGGAGACCGGAGACTGGAAGCTGCATAATCTGGACCGGATCCTGCTCAAGCAGCAGAACGAATGGAATCTGTTCGACCTCGATCTGCCGATGGGCTTCAAGCTGGATGATCCGGCCGGCAAGGTATTCAACTTATATGAGACTCCTGAATTCAAGGAGCTTGTCTACTATTATAAAGATCTAGCCGAGAACAACGCCTGGTCGAAGAGCGCACTGAACAGCAAGCTGGATCATCAGCAGGAATTCAAGGCCGGCAAGGCAGCCTCCATCACCCACAATCTGGGTACGCTTGGCGCCTTGATGACCGATATGCGGGAGAAGAACTCCCCGTATGAGCTGGCTTTGGCCGATATTAACCCGGATAAGAAAAAATCCGTTGCCGTCTCTACGCAGAACGGCGTAGCGATTCACTCCACCTCCAAGCAGCCAGAACGTGCACTGATGATGATTGATCTGCTCCAGAACGATAAGGAACTGCATGATCTGATCATGAACGGCATCACGGCGGTACATTATAATCCGGTCGGCGAAGATAAATTCACAAACGCCGAGAAGAATGCCAACTACACCGGCTTCTCGAACTGGGGTTTCAACTCGCCGCTGAACCGGGATAATGCTTCCTTCCCGGATGAAGCGAACGCCCTGACTGACAAATGGGAGAACGAGGTCTATCACTATCCGCTAGAGACCTTCGTTTTCGACAATAGCAAGGTGAAGACAGAGGTGGCCAATGTCGGCAATGTGATGCTGCAATACGGCATTCCGTTGGAATACGGAACTGTGAAGGATGTAGACGCGGGTCTGGCCAAGCTCCAGCAGCAGGTTAAGGCA
- a CDS encoding chromosome condensation regulator RCC1 yields MFFRKSKLLIASLLILSLCFPAGSQAVAAVPRAVSVSGGSAHGIAAWSDGTVTGWGDNKFGQVGDGTSINQYIPRQVEGLSGIVQVAAAGRVSFALSRDGEVWGWGLYYSSYIENDPLLRYQKRGGPVKLEGLREVSSITANGSLGIAVKKDGTATLWYPSYDQPGVLPVQIHYLELKAVTGIRSALINGNDALFLTEEGSVKQMSIVNNVYNRMRLESDPVSVATLASSSITGMAATQGELFLLRSDGQVLRWNKDSKVLSAVAGLTNVYKLDTGFYRLFALKRNGTLWQWNYNSGALVKPFQIKKGSHISNLWGSSGTFGFAQHKDGTLMGWGDGFDTGLATGRGAMTKDEDGYILAPVQPPLSFSVNGETFSFYGTPSVKDGKLYVPANSVFKALGVKVSSGTSKPDPKFYGYQFTVWSFVYGKNTVQVKFSDPLELYINGKKSDREFTMNRLPDSAQFPLEAICDLLGIGLQWNKSTGEVRLEN; encoded by the coding sequence TTGTTTTTTCGTAAATCAAAGCTTCTCATCGCGTCACTTCTGATATTATCCTTATGCTTTCCTGCCGGCAGTCAGGCCGTTGCTGCGGTGCCCAGAGCTGTAAGTGTATCGGGCGGCTCTGCGCATGGAATTGCGGCTTGGAGTGACGGGACGGTAACCGGCTGGGGAGATAATAAGTTCGGTCAAGTCGGGGACGGGACAAGTATTAACCAATACATCCCCAGACAGGTAGAAGGTCTGAGCGGGATTGTGCAGGTGGCGGCGGCAGGAAGAGTGTCTTTTGCACTCAGCAGGGATGGGGAGGTATGGGGCTGGGGCTTGTACTACAGCAGCTATATTGAGAATGATCCTCTGTTGAGGTATCAAAAACGGGGAGGTCCGGTCAAGCTGGAGGGTCTTCGGGAAGTATCCTCCATCACTGCGAATGGCAGCCTGGGCATCGCTGTAAAAAAAGACGGGACGGCCACCCTGTGGTACCCTTCCTACGATCAGCCCGGTGTGCTTCCGGTACAGATTCACTATTTGGAGCTCAAGGCAGTTACGGGGATTAGATCCGCCCTAATTAACGGTAACGATGCTTTGTTTCTTACTGAAGAGGGCAGTGTGAAGCAGATGAGTATCGTTAACAACGTCTATAACCGTATGCGTTTGGAGAGTGATCCTGTCAGTGTAGCTACGCTCGCTTCATCGTCAATAACCGGTATGGCAGCTACACAAGGTGAGCTGTTCCTGCTGCGAAGTGACGGCCAGGTGCTGCGCTGGAACAAGGATTCTAAAGTGCTTTCTGCCGTTGCCGGTCTTACTAATGTCTATAAGCTGGATACCGGCTTCTACCGGCTGTTTGCACTGAAGCGGAACGGAACGCTCTGGCAATGGAACTACAACTCTGGAGCGCTGGTTAAGCCTTTTCAGATCAAAAAAGGAAGTCATATCAGCAATCTGTGGGGAAGCAGCGGAACCTTTGGATTTGCCCAGCACAAGGATGGGACTCTAATGGGGTGGGGAGACGGCTTCGATACGGGACTTGCGACTGGCAGGGGGGCGATGACCAAGGATGAAGACGGATATATTCTGGCACCGGTCCAGCCGCCGCTGAGTTTCAGTGTGAACGGGGAGACGTTCTCATTCTATGGCACGCCTTCCGTTAAGGACGGCAAGCTGTATGTACCGGCTAACAGCGTGTTCAAGGCGCTTGGTGTGAAGGTAAGCTCAGGCACGTCCAAGCCTGACCCGAAATTTTATGGTTATCAATTCACGGTATGGTCTTTCGTATACGGTAAGAATACCGTTCAGGTAAAGTTCAGCGATCCGCTCGAATTATATATCAATGGCAAGAAATCAGACCGCGAGTTTACAATGAATAGGCTGCCGGATTCGGCACAATTCCCGCTGGAAGCAATATGTGATCTTCTCGGTATTGGCTTACAGTGGAATAAAAGTACGGGTGAAGTTAGGCTGGAGAATTGA
- a CDS encoding DUF1572 family protein, translated as MNYDFNRDWLSKKFDEISTRLLKSLQQLSDEQVNWRPDNTSNSISTLIKHVEGNIHERILKGILHQDVHRNRDEELKPTYITRSELEQIIQAKFELIIATVKNITDEELEQTQWVRNLERTNLDMLHQCAAHYSEHTGQIIYIAKQILQESYKSTSI; from the coding sequence ATGAATTATGATTTTAACAGGGACTGGCTTTCAAAAAAGTTTGATGAGATAAGTACGCGTCTACTCAAATCCCTGCAACAACTTAGCGATGAACAAGTAAATTGGAGACCTGATAACACAAGTAACAGCATCTCGACATTAATAAAACATGTTGAAGGTAACATTCATGAAAGAATACTAAAGGGAATTTTACATCAAGACGTTCATAGAAATCGTGATGAGGAGCTCAAACCAACGTATATTACCAGGTCCGAACTGGAACAGATCATCCAAGCTAAGTTTGAATTGATCATTGCCACGGTAAAAAACATTACCGATGAAGAGTTAGAGCAAACACAATGGGTCAGGAATCTTGAAAGAACAAATCTGGATATGTTGCATCAATGTGCCGCACATTACTCGGAGCATACGGGTCAGATCATTTATATCGCAAAACAAATTTTACAAGAAAGTTACAAGTCAACATCCATATAG
- a CDS encoding DMT family transporter, protein MKYLISVLVGAMSYGILSTIVVLAYGQGYKLGEVVGTQLLTGCILAWLLALYTKLRANRKQRSTANVTAPAKALPTRLTWKHRLLLMMAGAPTVVTGLLYYQSLRYIPASLAIILLFQFTWISVLIQAVSKRQRPDKITVLTLILLFGGTLLAAGILNQGAAEFNLLGLLLGLLSAVSYSMFIIFSGKAVPSAHPAYRSAWMVTGGLVLLCILFPPTFLFNGMLWGPLLLFGFLLGLFGAFIPPLLFAIGVPHIGGGMAGILGAVELPVAVLMSSFVLQEHVSLLQWTGVVLVLLGVVLPELYKLRWGNAQSVSSSSV, encoded by the coding sequence ATGAAATATTTAATCTCCGTACTTGTAGGCGCTATGAGCTACGGCATTTTATCAACGATTGTTGTATTGGCCTACGGGCAAGGTTACAAGCTGGGAGAGGTGGTCGGCACTCAGCTCTTAACCGGCTGTATTCTCGCCTGGCTGCTCGCGTTATATACCAAGCTTAGAGCGAACCGCAAACAGCGCAGCACAGCGAACGTTACGGCACCCGCCAAGGCGCTTCCCACCCGGCTGACCTGGAAGCATAGACTGCTCTTGATGATGGCCGGTGCGCCAACCGTGGTTACGGGTCTGCTGTACTACCAGTCGCTCCGGTATATTCCGGCTTCGCTGGCGATTATCCTGCTGTTCCAGTTCACCTGGATCAGTGTGCTGATTCAGGCGGTAAGCAAACGTCAACGCCCTGACAAAATCACGGTGCTGACGCTGATCCTGCTGTTCGGCGGAACCCTGCTGGCCGCAGGTATTCTGAATCAGGGAGCTGCCGAGTTTAACCTGCTGGGGCTGCTGCTGGGATTACTATCGGCAGTCAGCTATTCCATGTTCATTATATTCAGCGGCAAAGCCGTTCCTTCGGCCCATCCGGCCTACCGGAGCGCCTGGATGGTCACTGGCGGCCTGGTGCTGCTGTGTATCCTGTTCCCGCCGACCTTCCTGTTTAACGGTATGCTATGGGGACCGCTGCTGCTGTTCGGCTTCCTGCTGGGCTTGTTCGGCGCCTTTATCCCGCCGCTGCTGTTCGCCATCGGGGTTCCGCATATCGGCGGAGGGATGGCTGGTATTCTGGGCGCCGTCGAACTGCCTGTGGCTGTCTTAATGTCCTCATTCGTATTGCAAGAGCATGTAAGTCTTCTGCAATGGACCGGAGTAGTGCTGGTGCTGCTGGGTGTGGTATTGCCGGAGCTGTATAAGCTGCGGTGGGGTAATGCTCAGAGCGTGAGTTCGTCATCGGTCTGA
- a CDS encoding heme biosynthesis protein HemY, giving the protein MKVKINRNAAKVLKDMLNSPEAEGKKIRVVITQNHGDHGHYDVALDTPTEHDEVVATDKDIEILLDTREPLLDGVWIQYFYVPQEGFFITNPSTGFLEK; this is encoded by the coding sequence ATGAAAGTAAAAATTAACCGCAATGCAGCTAAGGTTCTAAAAGATATGCTGAACAGCCCGGAAGCGGAAGGCAAGAAAATCCGCGTGGTCATCACCCAGAATCACGGAGATCACGGACACTATGATGTAGCGCTGGATACACCTACTGAGCACGATGAAGTGGTTGCTACAGATAAGGATATCGAGATTCTGCTGGATACGCGCGAACCGCTGCTCGACGGCGTCTGGATTCAGTATTTCTATGTGCCACAGGAAGGCTTCTTCATCACCAATCCGTCTACCGGATTCCTGGAGAAATAA
- a CDS encoding Rpn family recombination-promoting nuclease/putative transposase gives MTREAIEISIPHDEAFKKLLETFYQEFIDLFFPELGDMLDYSETRFLMQELLVDIVGEEARELDLLLETRYKGLDGYILIHLEPQSYKDHEFRDRMFIYFSRLFERYRKDHKLIIPIAIFTSDEVREEQDTLEMSIPEHNILRFQFLKVELRKQNWRRFIDSDNAVAAALLAKMGYTTREAREVRREFLRMFMKLRARLDQGRLALIMSLADLYFKPDRVQDEEILRELIDHYPEEGEAIMELMPAWKRWGYEEGIAEGREKGQAEIIRKLLLNGFTPEAVSKAVDLPLDEIKKLM, from the coding sequence TTGACACGGGAGGCGATAGAGATTTCTATACCGCATGATGAGGCTTTTAAAAAGCTGCTGGAAACTTTTTATCAGGAATTCATTGATTTGTTCTTTCCTGAGCTGGGCGATATGCTCGACTATAGTGAGACCCGGTTTCTGATGCAGGAATTGCTGGTGGATATTGTCGGCGAGGAGGCGCGGGAGCTGGATCTGCTGCTGGAGACTCGCTACAAAGGGTTGGACGGTTACATTCTAATTCACTTGGAGCCGCAATCGTACAAGGATCATGAATTTCGTGACCGGATGTTTATTTATTTCAGCCGCCTGTTTGAGCGATACCGTAAAGATCACAAACTCATTATCCCTATTGCGATCTTTACCTCGGATGAGGTCAGGGAGGAACAGGACACGCTAGAGATGTCCATCCCGGAACACAACATTCTGCGCTTCCAGTTTCTTAAGGTGGAGCTGCGTAAGCAGAACTGGCGGCGGTTCATCGATTCAGATAATGCTGTGGCTGCTGCGTTATTGGCGAAGATGGGGTATACTACAAGAGAAGCGAGAGAAGTGCGCCGGGAATTCTTGCGGATGTTCATGAAGCTGAGAGCGCGGCTGGATCAGGGCCGATTGGCACTGATCATGTCCCTGGCGGATCTGTACTTTAAGCCGGACCGGGTACAGGATGAGGAGATTCTAAGAGAATTAATAGATCACTATCCGGAGGAGGGGGAAGCCATTATGGAACTAATGCCAGCTTGGAAGCGTTGGGGTTATGAAGAGGGCATAGCGGAAGGTAGGGAGAAAGGCCAGGCGGAGATTATCCGTAAGCTGCTGCTCAACGGATTCACTCCCGAGGCGGTATCCAAAGCCGTTGATTTGCCGCTGGATGAGATTAAGAAGCTGATGTGA
- the licT gene encoding BglG family transcription antiterminator LicT, translated as MIIEKIFNNNAIIAKDSGKDELVVMGRGIGFKKSPGDPVDVSLIEKTFVLKRNDASEKFKALMADAPAEYVALSYDIIEYAKQTLKARLSDYIYVTLTDHLTHALRLHEQGIHNDNPLLWEIQRCYPREYAIGHHAMGMIEQDTCIRLPEDEAGNIALHLINAQMNSSGNKIADLTRQTQQIDDILNIVKYSYNNEIDEHTVSYERFITHLRYFFQRSRKQESEESVDDFLLKQVRVKYRKAHLCVLKIEKYLDLKLLDEEILYLTIHIQRVTQRQTE; from the coding sequence TTGATTATCGAGAAGATTTTCAATAACAATGCCATTATTGCCAAGGATTCAGGTAAGGATGAATTGGTTGTTATGGGACGCGGCATCGGCTTCAAGAAGAGCCCGGGTGATCCGGTGGATGTCTCTCTGATCGAGAAGACATTTGTACTTAAGCGAAATGACGCGTCCGAGAAATTCAAGGCCTTAATGGCGGATGCCCCCGCCGAATATGTAGCCTTAAGCTATGACATTATCGAGTATGCCAAGCAGACGCTGAAGGCCCGCCTGAGCGATTACATCTATGTGACCCTGACGGATCATTTGACTCATGCGCTGAGGCTTCATGAGCAGGGCATCCATAATGACAATCCGCTTCTCTGGGAGATTCAGCGCTGTTATCCGAGGGAGTATGCCATCGGACATCATGCTATGGGAATGATTGAGCAGGATACGTGTATCCGCCTGCCGGAGGATGAAGCCGGGAACATTGCACTCCACCTGATCAACGCGCAAATGAACAGCTCGGGCAACAAGATTGCAGATCTTACCAGGCAGACCCAGCAGATTGATGACATCCTCAATATTGTAAAGTATTCCTATAACAACGAAATTGATGAGCATACCGTCAGCTACGAAAGGTTCATCACCCATTTGCGATATTTCTTCCAGCGTTCGCGCAAGCAGGAGTCTGAGGAGTCCGTGGACGATTTTCTGCTCAAGCAGGTGAGGGTGAAATACAGGAAGGCGCATCTATGTGTGCTCAAAATCGAGAAGTATCTGGATCTGAAGCTCCTGGATGAAGAAATCCTGTATCTGACGATTCACATTCAGCGGGTAACGCAAAGACAAACTGAATAA